One genomic segment of Caldimonas brevitalea includes these proteins:
- a CDS encoding hydroxymethylglutaryl-CoA lyase: protein MIPHQVRLVEVGPRDGLQNEKQPVAAADKIDLVHRLQAAGVREIEVTSFVSPKWVPQMADNTEVMAGLQRRPGVRYSVLTPNMKGLEAALASRPDEIVVFGAASEAFSQRNINCSIAESIERFQPVVQAAHAHGIKVRGAVSCALGCPYQGEVSADEVERVARLMREIGVDHLGVADTIGVGTPKRVQRAMERALRHYPLSEVSGHFHDTYGQALANIYACLELGVATFDASVAGLGGCPYAKGATGNVATEDVVFLLQGLDIDSGVDLDRLVDAGAFISGVLGRKPVSRVGNAVLAKRPSLQESAA from the coding sequence ATGATTCCCCACCAGGTGCGACTGGTCGAGGTGGGCCCGCGCGACGGCCTGCAAAACGAGAAGCAACCCGTCGCCGCGGCCGACAAGATCGACCTGGTGCACCGGCTGCAGGCGGCCGGTGTGCGCGAGATCGAGGTCACCAGCTTCGTCAGCCCCAAGTGGGTACCGCAGATGGCCGACAACACCGAGGTGATGGCCGGCCTGCAGCGCCGGCCCGGCGTGCGCTACTCGGTGCTGACGCCCAACATGAAAGGCCTGGAGGCGGCGCTCGCCAGCCGGCCCGACGAGATCGTCGTCTTCGGTGCCGCCAGCGAAGCCTTCAGCCAGCGCAATATCAACTGCTCCATCGCCGAGTCGATCGAGCGGTTCCAGCCGGTGGTGCAAGCCGCGCATGCGCACGGCATCAAGGTGCGCGGCGCGGTGTCGTGCGCGCTCGGCTGCCCCTATCAGGGTGAGGTGTCGGCCGACGAGGTCGAACGTGTGGCCCGCTTGATGCGCGAGATCGGTGTCGACCACCTCGGCGTGGCCGACACCATCGGCGTCGGCACACCCAAGCGGGTGCAGCGGGCGATGGAGCGCGCCTTGCGCCATTACCCGCTGTCCGAGGTCAGCGGCCATTTCCACGACACCTACGGCCAGGCGCTGGCCAACATCTACGCCTGTTTGGAACTGGGCGTGGCGACCTTCGACGCCAGCGTCGCCGGCCTCGGCGGCTGCCCCTATGCCAAGGGCGCCACCGGCAACGTCGCGACCGAAGACGTGGTGTTCTTGCTACAGGGCCTGGACATCGACAGCGGTGTCGACCTCGACCGGCTGGTCGACGCCGGTGCCTTCATCTCCGGCGTGCTGGGCCGCAAGCCCGTCTCGCGGGTCGGCAATGCCGTGCTCGCCAAACGCCCGTCCTTGCAGGAGTCTGCCGCATGA
- a CDS encoding carboxyl transferase domain-containing protein, translating to MPVFESKLNPRAEEFKANAAAMSALVDDLNAQLARIAQGGGEAARAKHLARGKLLPRDRVESLLDPGTPFLEIAPLAAFGMYRDKEGQDAAPGAGLIAGIGRVSGVECVIVCNDATVKGGTYYPMTVKKHLRAQEIAQQNRLPCIYLVDSGGANLPNQDEVFPDRDHFGRIFYNQATLSADGIPQLAVVMGACTAGGAYVPAMSDETIIVKEQGTIYLGGPPLVKAATGEVVSAEDLGGGDVHTRLSGVADQLAQNDAHALALVRASVARLNWRKPQPLACIAPRPPRYAERELYGIVPTDPRKPFDVREVIARIVDASEFDEFKARYGATLVTGFAHIDGMPVGIIANNGILFAESANKGAHFIELCCQRKIPLVFLQNITGFMVGRKYENEGIARAGAKMVTAVSCAQVPKFTVIIGGSFGAGNYGMCGRAFGPRLLWMWPNARISVMGGEQAASVLATVKRDGIEAKGGQWSAEEEEAFKAPIRQQYEAQGHPYYASARLWDDGVIDPADTRRVLALALSASLNAPIADTRFGVFRM from the coding sequence ATGCCTGTTTTCGAATCGAAACTGAACCCACGTGCCGAGGAGTTCAAGGCCAATGCCGCTGCGATGTCGGCCCTGGTCGACGACCTGAACGCCCAGCTGGCGCGCATCGCGCAGGGCGGCGGCGAGGCCGCCCGGGCCAAGCACCTCGCACGCGGCAAGCTGCTGCCGCGCGACCGGGTCGAAAGCCTGCTCGACCCCGGCACCCCCTTCCTCGAGATCGCCCCGCTGGCCGCCTTCGGCATGTACCGCGACAAGGAGGGTCAGGACGCGGCCCCCGGCGCCGGGCTGATCGCCGGCATCGGCCGTGTCAGCGGCGTCGAATGTGTCATCGTCTGCAACGATGCCACGGTCAAGGGCGGCACCTACTACCCGATGACGGTCAAGAAGCACTTGCGGGCCCAGGAGATCGCGCAGCAGAACCGGCTGCCCTGCATCTACCTGGTCGACTCGGGCGGCGCCAACCTGCCCAACCAGGACGAGGTGTTCCCCGACCGCGACCACTTCGGCCGCATCTTCTACAACCAGGCCACCCTCAGCGCCGACGGCATCCCGCAGCTGGCCGTCGTGATGGGCGCCTGCACCGCCGGCGGCGCCTATGTGCCAGCGATGAGCGACGAGACCATCATCGTCAAGGAGCAGGGCACCATCTACCTCGGCGGCCCGCCGCTGGTGAAGGCGGCCACTGGCGAAGTGGTGAGCGCCGAAGACCTGGGCGGTGGCGACGTGCACACGCGGCTGTCGGGGGTGGCCGACCAGCTGGCCCAGAACGACGCCCATGCGCTGGCGTTGGTGCGCGCCTCGGTGGCCCGGCTCAACTGGCGCAAGCCGCAGCCGCTCGCCTGCATCGCGCCGCGCCCGCCGCGTTATGCCGAGCGCGAGTTGTACGGCATCGTGCCGACCGACCCGCGCAAGCCCTTCGACGTGCGCGAGGTCATCGCGCGCATCGTCGACGCGAGCGAGTTCGACGAGTTCAAAGCGCGCTACGGCGCGACGCTGGTGACCGGCTTCGCCCACATCGACGGCATGCCGGTGGGCATCATCGCCAACAACGGCATCTTGTTCGCCGAGAGCGCCAACAAGGGCGCGCACTTCATCGAGCTGTGCTGCCAGCGCAAGATCCCGCTGGTGTTCCTGCAGAACATCACCGGCTTCATGGTCGGGCGCAAATACGAGAACGAGGGCATCGCGCGTGCCGGCGCCAAGATGGTCACGGCCGTCTCGTGTGCCCAGGTGCCCAAGTTCACCGTCATCATCGGCGGCAGCTTCGGCGCCGGCAACTACGGCATGTGCGGGCGCGCCTTCGGCCCGCGGCTGTTGTGGATGTGGCCCAACGCCCGCATCAGCGTGATGGGTGGCGAGCAGGCCGCCAGCGTGCTGGCCACCGTCAAGCGCGACGGCATCGAGGCCAAGGGCGGGCAGTGGAGTGCCGAGGAAGAAGAAGCCTTCAAGGCCCCGATCCGCCAGCAGTACGAAGCGCAGGGCCACCCCTATTACGCGTCGGCCCGCTTGTGGGACGACGGGGTGATCGACCCCGCCGACACGCGGCGCGTGCTGGCGCTGGCGCTCAGCGCCAGCCTCAACGCGCCGATCGCCGACACGCGCTTCGGCGTGTTCCGGATGTGA
- a CDS encoding DUF1289 domain-containing protein: protein MPPSSPATGVPSPCVNVCRINPRTGWCEGCARTLDEIAAWSTMSDADKQRVWSRLPQRRAVDEGVPPPTL from the coding sequence ATGCCTCCGTCCAGCCCCGCCACCGGCGTGCCCAGCCCCTGCGTCAACGTGTGCCGCATCAACCCGCGCACCGGCTGGTGTGAAGGTTGTGCCCGCACGCTGGACGAGATCGCCGCCTGGTCGACGATGAGCGACGCCGACAAGCAGCGCGTCTGGTCGCGTTTGCCACAGCGGCGGGCGGTCGACGAAGGTGTGCCGCCGCCGACCTTGTGA
- a CDS encoding glucan biosynthesis protein D, whose protein sequence is MQRRRFLAHTSKAAGLAALAPTTPWFSLAAHAAEMQSIGKPQAFDYAWLKGLARSLAAKAYQPPRNTLPKQIESLDWDQYQALRFRKDHALWRDDQLRFQAQFFHLGLFFKSPVRIYELADGQARELAYDPTMFDPGKSGVKPGSLPADLGFAGFRLNFHTDLERDIAAFLGASYFRAVGGEWQYGQSARGLAIDSGMPRPEEFPNFTAFWLEKPAPQSNTVTVYALLDSPSIAGAYRFMITPGDTQVMDIDAALYPRKTIERLGIAPCTSMFQFGENDKRMANDWRPEIHDTDGLSMWTGSGEWIWRPLTNPAALRFNAFQDQNPRGFGLLQRDRDFNNYQDDGVFYDKRPCLWVEPKSGWGAGSVQLIEIPTIDETFDNIVAFWNPAAKPQPGQELLFGYRLYWGAQPPARPPLAQCVATRTGLGGIVGQPRKYFSWRFAVDFAGGDLSLLGKDSKVEPVITASRGKIEITSARPQGAINGYRAMFDLRPTDNSTEPINLRMYLQCDGQPLTETWIYQWVPPPPAERKFA, encoded by the coding sequence GTGCAAAGAAGACGCTTTCTCGCCCATACCAGCAAAGCGGCCGGCCTCGCCGCCCTTGCACCCACCACCCCCTGGTTCTCGCTGGCCGCTCACGCGGCCGAAATGCAGTCGATCGGCAAGCCTCAGGCGTTCGACTACGCCTGGCTGAAGGGCCTTGCGCGTTCGCTCGCGGCCAAGGCCTACCAGCCGCCGCGCAACACGCTGCCCAAGCAGATCGAGTCGCTCGACTGGGACCAGTACCAGGCCCTGCGCTTCCGCAAGGACCACGCGCTGTGGCGTGACGACCAACTGCGCTTCCAGGCCCAGTTCTTCCACCTGGGCTTGTTCTTCAAGTCGCCGGTGCGCATCTACGAACTGGCCGACGGCCAGGCCCGCGAACTGGCCTACGACCCGACCATGTTCGACCCCGGCAAGAGCGGCGTGAAGCCCGGCAGCCTGCCGGCCGATCTCGGCTTCGCCGGCTTCCGGCTCAACTTCCACACCGACCTCGAACGCGACATCGCCGCCTTCCTCGGCGCGAGCTATTTCCGCGCCGTGGGCGGCGAATGGCAGTACGGCCAGTCGGCGCGGGGCCTTGCGATCGACTCCGGCATGCCACGCCCGGAGGAGTTCCCCAACTTCACCGCCTTCTGGCTGGAAAAGCCGGCGCCGCAGTCCAACACGGTGACGGTGTATGCGCTGCTCGACTCGCCCAGCATCGCCGGCGCCTACCGCTTCATGATCACGCCGGGCGACACGCAGGTGATGGACATCGATGCCGCCTTGTATCCGCGCAAGACCATCGAGCGGTTGGGCATCGCGCCGTGCACCAGCATGTTCCAGTTCGGCGAGAACGACAAACGCATGGCCAACGACTGGCGGCCCGAGATCCACGACACCGACGGTTTGTCGATGTGGACCGGCAGCGGCGAGTGGATCTGGCGCCCGCTCACCAACCCGGCTGCGCTGCGCTTCAACGCCTTCCAGGACCAGAACCCGCGTGGCTTCGGCTTGTTGCAGCGCGACCGTGACTTCAACAACTACCAGGACGACGGCGTGTTCTACGACAAGCGGCCGTGCTTGTGGGTCGAGCCGAAGTCGGGCTGGGGTGCCGGCTCGGTGCAACTGATCGAGATCCCGACCATCGACGAAACCTTCGACAACATCGTCGCGTTCTGGAACCCGGCCGCCAAGCCGCAGCCCGGCCAGGAACTGCTGTTCGGCTACCGGCTGTACTGGGGCGCCCAGCCGCCGGCGCGCCCGCCGCTGGCGCAATGTGTGGCGACACGCACCGGCCTAGGCGGCATCGTCGGGCAGCCGCGCAAGTACTTCTCGTGGCGCTTCGCGGTCGACTTCGCCGGCGGCGACCTGTCGCTGCTGGGCAAAGACTCCAAGGTCGAGCCGGTCATCACCGCGTCGCGCGGCAAGATCGAGATCACCTCGGCGCGGCCGCAAGGCGCGATCAACGGCTACCGCGCGATGTTCGACCTGCGGCCCACCGACAACAGCACCGAGCCGATCAACCTGCGCATGTATCTGCAGTGCGACGGCCAGCCGCTGACCGAAACCTGGATCTACCAGTGGGTGCCGCCGCCGCCGGCCGAGCGCAAGTTCGCTTGA
- a CDS encoding YbaK/EbsC family protein, translated as MSSSFPPAETQDLPEGYRRVAEVLQQLGHPHAPQFLDVPARTAQEAAEVLGLAVGQIAKSVVFRRKSDDLAVLVVTSGDKRVDERKVAALAGPIGRADAEFVKSRTGFTIGGVSPVAHLTPPVMLIDRELFRFDEVWAAAGHPKGVFKVAPQALVQLTGAPVADVTA; from the coding sequence ATGAGTTCGTCCTTCCCGCCCGCCGAGACGCAAGACCTGCCGGAAGGCTATCGGCGCGTGGCCGAGGTGTTGCAGCAGCTGGGCCACCCGCATGCGCCGCAGTTTCTCGACGTGCCGGCGCGCACCGCGCAGGAGGCGGCCGAGGTGCTGGGCCTGGCCGTGGGCCAGATCGCCAAGAGTGTGGTGTTCCGGCGCAAGAGCGACGACCTCGCGGTGCTGGTCGTCACGTCGGGCGACAAGCGTGTCGATGAACGTAAGGTGGCTGCGTTGGCGGGGCCCATCGGGCGTGCCGATGCCGAGTTCGTCAAGAGCCGCACCGGCTTCACGATCGGTGGCGTGTCGCCGGTGGCCCACCTGACCCCGCCGGTCATGCTGATCGACCGCGAGCTGTTCCGCTTCGACGAGGTGTGGGCGGCGGCCGGGCACCCCAAGGGCGTGTTCAAGGTTGCACCGCAAGCCCTGGTGCAGCTCACCGGCGCGCCGGTGGCCGACGTCACGGCCTGA
- a CDS encoding acetyl/propionyl/methylcrotonyl-CoA carboxylase subunit alpha, whose protein sequence is MFKKILIANRGEIACRVAATARRLGVRTVAVYSDADAQAKHVAACDEAVHLGGPAPRDSYLQIERVLAAARATGAEAVHPGYGFLSENEAFARACADAGLVFIGPPAAAIAAMGSKAAAKSLMEKAGVPLVPGYHGDRQEPEFLKAQAEAIGYPVLIKASAGGGGKGMRAVARPDEFEAALASCKREAKASFGDDHVLVERYVTRPRHIEIQVFGDRHGGYVSLFERDCSVQRRHQKVLEEAPAPGMTPERRAQMGEAAVAAARAVGYVGAGTVEFIAEQDGRFYFMEMNTRLQVEHPVTEAVIGHDLVEWQLRVAAGEPLPVAQHELRLRGHAIEARLCAENPEAQFLPATGRLQVFRTPASATEFAVAPVRLDAGVREGDAISPYYDSMIAKLIVWGEDRAQALARLDQALGQTHIVGLHTNLAFLRRVVRSRSFAQADLDTALIEREREALFGAPALDLGCATAGVAALALQEDAGSETTDPWSRRDGWRMHGAARRRLDLELAGQRHTATLEYRRDGLYLQLPGDETGQPLRTRSLGDDRYDVTLGEHRWTLAVYRHGDHIAVYAPDGSTSLTWHDTIAHAADAAHDSGRLTAPMPGKLIALHVQAGQTVRRGQALAVMEAMKMEHVIVAPADGVVEELLFRVGDQVAEGAELLRLKAA, encoded by the coding sequence ATGTTCAAGAAGATCCTGATCGCCAACCGAGGTGAAATCGCCTGCCGTGTCGCCGCAACGGCACGCCGTCTGGGCGTGCGCACGGTGGCCGTGTACTCCGACGCCGATGCGCAGGCCAAGCACGTCGCCGCCTGCGACGAGGCGGTGCACTTGGGCGGGCCGGCGCCGCGCGACAGCTATCTGCAGATCGAGCGTGTGCTGGCAGCGGCGCGCGCGACCGGCGCCGAGGCCGTGCACCCAGGCTATGGCTTTCTGAGCGAGAACGAGGCCTTCGCGCGTGCCTGCGCCGACGCCGGCCTGGTGTTCATCGGCCCGCCCGCCGCCGCCATCGCCGCGATGGGCAGCAAGGCCGCCGCGAAGTCGTTGATGGAGAAGGCGGGCGTGCCCCTGGTGCCCGGCTACCACGGCGACCGCCAGGAGCCGGAGTTTCTGAAGGCGCAGGCCGAGGCCATCGGCTACCCGGTGCTGATCAAGGCGAGTGCCGGCGGCGGTGGCAAGGGCATGCGCGCGGTGGCCCGGCCCGACGAGTTCGAAGCGGCGCTGGCGTCGTGCAAGCGCGAGGCCAAGGCGAGCTTCGGCGACGACCACGTGCTGGTGGAGCGTTATGTCACGCGGCCGCGCCACATCGAGATCCAGGTGTTCGGCGACCGCCATGGCGGTTATGTCTCGCTGTTCGAGCGCGACTGTTCGGTGCAGCGGCGCCACCAGAAGGTGCTGGAAGAGGCGCCCGCGCCCGGCATGACGCCGGAGCGTCGCGCACAGATGGGCGAGGCGGCGGTGGCCGCGGCCCGCGCGGTGGGTTATGTCGGCGCCGGCACGGTGGAGTTCATCGCGGAACAAGACGGGCGGTTCTACTTCATGGAGATGAACACGCGGCTGCAGGTCGAGCACCCGGTGACGGAGGCCGTCATCGGCCACGACCTGGTCGAGTGGCAGCTGCGCGTGGCGGCCGGCGAGCCCTTGCCGGTGGCCCAGCACGAGTTGCGCCTTCGCGGCCATGCCATCGAGGCGCGCCTCTGTGCCGAGAACCCCGAGGCGCAGTTCCTGCCCGCCACCGGCCGGCTGCAGGTGTTCCGTACGCCGGCGTCGGCCACCGAATTCGCGGTGGCCCCCGTGCGGCTGGACGCCGGTGTGCGCGAAGGCGACGCGATCTCGCCGTACTACGACTCGATGATCGCCAAGCTGATCGTCTGGGGCGAGGACCGGGCGCAGGCGCTGGCCCGCCTCGACCAGGCGCTGGGCCAGACGCACATCGTCGGCCTGCACACCAATTTGGCCTTCTTGCGGCGGGTCGTGCGCAGCCGCTCGTTTGCGCAGGCCGACCTGGACACCGCCCTGATCGAGCGCGAACGCGAGGCGCTGTTCGGCGCCCCTGCACTCGACCTCGGCTGTGCCACGGCGGGGGTGGCGGCCTTGGCCTTGCAGGAGGACGCGGGCAGCGAAACGACCGATCCCTGGTCGCGCCGTGACGGCTGGCGGATGCACGGCGCGGCGCGCCGCCGCCTCGACCTGGAGCTGGCGGGCCAGCGCCACACGGCGACGCTCGAATACCGGCGCGACGGCCTCTACCTGCAGCTGCCCGGCGACGAGACCGGGCAGCCGCTGCGCACGCGGTCGCTGGGCGACGACCGCTACGACGTGACGCTGGGCGAGCACCGCTGGACACTGGCCGTCTACCGGCATGGCGACCACATCGCCGTCTACGCCCCCGACGGCAGCACCAGCCTCACCTGGCACGACACGATCGCGCATGCGGCCGACGCCGCGCACGACAGCGGCCGTCTGACGGCGCCCATGCCGGGCAAGCTGATCGCGCTGCACGTGCAGGCCGGGCAAACGGTCCGTCGCGGCCAGGCGCTGGCCGTGATGGAAGCGATGAAGATGGAACACGTTATCGTCGCGCCGGCCGACGGTGTGGTCGAGGAACTGCTGTTTCGCGTCGGCGACCAGGTAGCCGAAGGCGCCGAGCTGCTGCGGCTCAAGGCGGCCTGA
- a CDS encoding 2-hydroxychromene-2-carboxylate isomerase, translating to MHALRFYFDFVSPYAYLAFETLPQALQGCSVQVSYQPVLFAGLLQHHGQLGPAEIEPKRLWTYRHVAWQARQLGVPLQLPAAHPFNPLPLLRLALACAPAGGLPNRYVCETIWRHVWRSGRAADDAETLAALTAGLAPQRDPNGADVKQALRAATEAAAQRGVFGVPTVEAGERLFWGLDALDMLRAAVQGDPWFTGPDWDEASTVPLGTVPLGASRRRRSEP from the coding sequence ATGCACGCGCTGCGCTTCTACTTCGATTTCGTCTCGCCCTATGCCTATCTGGCCTTCGAGACGCTGCCGCAGGCGCTGCAGGGCTGCTCGGTGCAGGTGAGCTATCAGCCCGTGCTGTTCGCCGGTTTGCTGCAGCACCACGGGCAGCTCGGTCCGGCCGAGATCGAGCCCAAGCGGCTCTGGACCTATCGCCACGTGGCCTGGCAGGCGCGGCAGCTGGGCGTGCCGCTGCAGTTGCCCGCCGCGCATCCGTTCAACCCGCTGCCCTTGCTGCGGCTGGCACTGGCCTGCGCCCCGGCGGGCGGGCTGCCGAACCGCTATGTCTGCGAGACGATCTGGCGCCACGTTTGGCGCTCCGGTCGCGCGGCCGACGATGCCGAAACACTGGCGGCGCTGACCGCCGGTTTGGCGCCGCAGCGCGACCCGAACGGCGCAGACGTCAAGCAAGCGCTGCGGGCCGCCACCGAGGCGGCAGCGCAACGGGGCGTGTTCGGCGTGCCGACGGTCGAGGCCGGGGAGCGATTGTTCTGGGGCCTGGACGCGCTCGACATGCTGCGCGCCGCGGTGCAGGGTGACCCGTGGTTCACGGGCCCGGACTGGGACGAGGCGAGCACGGTGCCCTTGGGCACGGTGCCCCTGGGCGCGAGCCGACGGCGCCGGTCGGAGCCGTGA
- a CDS encoding MFS transporter, translating into MAVTMAAQAPVRAAPMTKEEKKVIFASSLGTVFEWYDFYLYGSLAPIIAAQFFSGLDPTSAFIFALLAFAAGFIVRPFGALVFGRLGDMIGRKYTFLVTILLMGLSTFIVGILPTYASIGVAAPVVLIALRLLQGLALGGEYGGAATYVAEHAPNGRRGAYTAWIQTTATLGLFLSLMVILGTRLLLGEDTFKEWGWRVPFILSIALLAISVWIRMSMNESPAFQKMKAEGKTSKAPLSESFGQWKNLKIVILALLGMVAGQAVVWYTGQFYALFFLTQALKVDAATANVLVAVSLLIGTPFFVVFGSLSDRIGRKPIILAGCLIAAATYFPLFKALTEAANPDLARAQANAPVSLVADPKECSFQFNPTGTAKFTSSCDVAKQLLAANSVNYETVDGSGTAVIKVGDKNIESYDASALSGDALKARDAEFKKTVTGAIKDAGYPAKADPAKLNKPMIVAILTLLVIYVTMVYGPIAAMLVEMFPTRIRYTSMSLPYHIGNGWFGGLLPTISFAIVAQTGNIYNGLWYPIIVALATVVIGALFVRETKDRDIFAND; encoded by the coding sequence ATGGCAGTGACGATGGCGGCCCAGGCGCCCGTGCGAGCGGCGCCGATGACAAAGGAGGAGAAGAAGGTCATCTTCGCCTCTTCGCTCGGCACGGTATTCGAGTGGTACGACTTCTATCTCTACGGCTCGCTCGCGCCCATCATCGCGGCCCAGTTCTTCTCCGGCCTCGACCCCACGTCGGCCTTCATCTTCGCGCTGCTGGCGTTCGCCGCCGGCTTCATCGTGCGCCCCTTCGGCGCGCTGGTGTTCGGCCGCCTGGGCGACATGATCGGCCGCAAGTACACCTTCTTGGTGACGATCTTGTTGATGGGCCTGTCGACCTTCATCGTCGGCATCCTGCCCACCTATGCCTCGATCGGCGTTGCGGCGCCGGTGGTGCTGATCGCGTTGCGGCTGCTGCAGGGTCTCGCGCTCGGCGGTGAATACGGCGGTGCCGCGACCTATGTCGCCGAGCACGCGCCCAACGGCCGCCGCGGCGCCTACACCGCGTGGATCCAGACCACCGCGACGCTGGGCCTGTTCCTGTCGCTGATGGTCATCCTCGGCACCCGTTTGCTGCTGGGCGAAGACACGTTCAAGGAGTGGGGCTGGCGTGTGCCCTTCATCCTGTCGATCGCGCTGCTGGCCATCTCGGTGTGGATCCGCATGAGCATGAACGAGTCGCCGGCCTTCCAGAAGATGAAGGCCGAAGGCAAGACGTCGAAGGCGCCGCTGTCCGAATCGTTCGGCCAGTGGAAGAACCTGAAGATCGTCATCCTCGCGCTGCTCGGCATGGTGGCCGGCCAGGCGGTGGTCTGGTACACCGGGCAGTTCTATGCGCTGTTCTTCCTGACCCAGGCGCTCAAGGTCGACGCGGCGACCGCCAACGTGCTGGTGGCCGTCTCCCTGCTGATCGGCACGCCCTTCTTCGTGGTGTTCGGATCGCTGTCGGACAGGATCGGCCGCAAGCCCATCATCCTGGCCGGCTGCCTGATCGCCGCCGCCACCTACTTCCCGCTGTTCAAGGCGCTGACCGAAGCCGCCAACCCCGACCTGGCGCGTGCCCAGGCCAACGCACCAGTGTCGCTGGTGGCCGATCCGAAGGAGTGCTCGTTCCAGTTCAACCCGACCGGCACGGCCAAGTTCACCAGCTCTTGCGATGTTGCCAAGCAGCTGCTGGCGGCCAACTCGGTGAACTATGAAACCGTCGACGGCAGCGGCACCGCGGTGATCAAGGTGGGCGACAAGAACATCGAGTCGTACGACGCCTCGGCCCTCAGCGGCGACGCGTTGAAAGCGCGTGATGCCGAGTTCAAGAAGACCGTCACCGGCGCGATCAAGGACGCCGGCTACCCCGCCAAGGCCGACCCGGCCAAACTCAACAAGCCGATGATCGTCGCGATCCTGACGCTGCTGGTGATCTACGTGACGATGGTCTACGGCCCGATCGCTGCGATGCTGGTCGAGATGTTCCCGACCCGCATCCGCTACACCTCGATGAGCCTGCCGTACCACATCGGCAACGGCTGGTTCGGCGGCCTGCTGCCCACCATCTCGTTCGCGATCGTGGCGCAGACGGGCAACATCTACAACGGCCTGTGGTACCCGATCATCGTCGCGCTGGCGACGGTCGTGATCGGCGCGCTGTTCGTGCGCGAGACCAAGGACCGCGACATCTTCGCGAACGACTGA
- a CDS encoding helix-turn-helix domain-containing protein encodes MKARCVHRAFSFARQHRSGRLDLRPAAPPAPSSRSSSLVKPIGLMTEQRHNGVASDSYEQHMDVVEAFGAVVRAERQHRELTQSDLALRSGLHLQYVSKVERGQSVPSLTTVFALADALDLSVPALMERVVQKISSGRHARKQRLRLSFQLPSV; translated from the coding sequence ATGAAGGCCCGGTGCGTGCACCGGGCCTTTTCATTTGCGCGGCAACATCGATCCGGCCGCTTGGACCTTCGGCCCGCCGCCCCGCCGGCCCCATCATCTCGGTCTTCCTCCCTCGTTAAGCCGATAGGATTGATGACGGAGCAGCGGCACAACGGAGTCGCGAGCGATTCTTACGAACAACATATGGACGTCGTTGAGGCTTTTGGAGCTGTAGTGCGAGCAGAGCGGCAGCACCGCGAGCTGACGCAGAGCGACCTCGCCTTGCGTTCAGGCCTGCACCTGCAATACGTCAGCAAGGTGGAGCGAGGGCAGTCCGTGCCCAGTCTCACGACTGTTTTTGCGTTGGCAGATGCTCTCGATCTGTCCGTGCCTGCCCTCATGGAGAGGGTGGTCCAGAAGATCTCGTCTGGGCGACATGCGCGAAAGCAAAGATTGCGGCTGTCGTTTCAATTGCCGTCCGTTTGA
- a CDS encoding enoyl-CoA hydratase/isomerase family protein: MQMLDLQRDGAVVRVFLNRPEVRNAFNDATIAELTRTFQDLGADDSVRAIVLGGHGKAFCAGADLHWMRAMADYTWEQNQADATRLAEMLWTLYRCPHPIVGRVHGDCYAGGVGLAAVCDVLLAADVAQFCLSEAKLGLLPATISPYVIRAMGARAAQRYFVTAERFPAAEAQRIGLVHEVCGVDTLDARVDTVVQAIAANGPQAVKANKRLVQDVAGTPLTADLRADTARRIADVRASDEGREGLRAFLEKRAPAWTL; encoded by the coding sequence ATGCAGATGCTCGATCTCCAGCGCGACGGTGCCGTCGTGCGTGTGTTCCTGAACCGTCCCGAGGTCCGCAACGCCTTCAACGACGCGACCATCGCCGAGCTGACCCGCACCTTCCAGGACCTGGGTGCTGACGACAGCGTGCGCGCCATCGTCCTCGGCGGCCACGGCAAGGCGTTTTGCGCCGGGGCCGACCTGCACTGGATGCGGGCGATGGCCGACTACACCTGGGAGCAGAACCAGGCCGACGCGACCCGGCTGGCCGAGATGCTGTGGACCCTCTACCGCTGCCCGCACCCCATCGTCGGCCGTGTGCACGGCGATTGTTATGCCGGCGGTGTCGGCCTGGCCGCCGTCTGCGACGTGCTGCTGGCCGCTGACGTCGCGCAGTTCTGCCTGTCGGAGGCCAAGCTGGGGCTGCTGCCGGCCACCATCAGCCCCTATGTCATCCGGGCGATGGGGGCGCGGGCGGCGCAGCGCTATTTCGTCACCGCCGAGCGGTTCCCGGCGGCCGAGGCGCAGCGCATCGGGCTGGTGCACGAGGTGTGCGGGGTGGACACGCTCGACGCGCGTGTGGACACCGTGGTGCAGGCGATTGCGGCGAACGGGCCGCAGGCCGTGAAGGCCAACAAGCGCCTGGTGCAAGACGTTGCCGGCACACCGCTCACCGCCGACTTGCGGGCTGACACCGCACGGCGCATCGCCGATGTGCGCGCCAGCGACGAAGGCCGCGAGGGCCTGCGCGCCTTCCTCGAGAAACGCGCGCCCGCGTGGACGCTCTGA